A genomic segment from Camarhynchus parvulus chromosome 7, STF_HiC, whole genome shotgun sequence encodes:
- the TBR1 gene encoding T-box brain protein 1 isoform X2 — MQLEHCLSPSIMLSKKFLNVSSSYPHAGGSELALHDHPIISTTDNLERSSPLKKITRGMTNQSDTDNFPDSKDTPGDVQRNKLSPVLDGVSELRHSFDGSAADRYLLSQSSQPQSAASAPSTMFPYPSQHGPAHPAFSIASPSRYMAHHPVITNGAYNSLLSNSSPQGYPTAGYPYPQQYGHSYQGAPFYQFSSTQPGLVPGKAQVYLCNRPLWLKFHRHQTEMIITKQGRRMFPFLSFNISGLDPTAHYNIFVDVILADPNHWRFQGGKWVPCGKADTNVQGNRVYMHPDSPNTGAHWMRQEISFGKLKLTNNKGASNNNGQMVVLQSLHKYQPRLHVVEVNEDGTEDTNQPGRVQTFTFPETQFIAVTAYQNTDITQLKIDHNPFAKGFRDNYDTIYTGCDMDRLTPSPNDSPRSQIVPGARYAMAGSFLQDQFQAEDPGAPSPQRWFVAPANNRLDFAASAYDTATDFAGNAATLLSYAAAGVKALPLQAAGCAGRPLGYYADPSGWGARSPPQYCSKSGSVLSCWPNSAAAARMAAGNPYLGEEAESLAPERSPLPGAEDSKPKDLSDSSWIETPSSIKSIDSSDSGIYEQAKRRRISPSDTPVSESSSPLKSEVLTQRDCEKTCAKDIGYYGFYSHS; from the exons ATGCAGCTGGAGCATTGTCTTTCTCCCTCTATCATGCTCTCCAAGAAATTTCTCAATGTGAGCAGCAGTTACCCACATGCAGGCGGATCTGAGCTTGCCTTGCATGATCATCCCATTATCTCGACCACTGACAACCTGGAGAGAAGTTcacctttgaaaaaaattaccaggGGGATGACGAATCAGTCAGATACAGACAATTTTCCTGACTCCAAGGACACACCAGGGGACGTCCAGAGAAATAAACTCTCTCCCGTCTTGGACGGGGTCTCTGAGCTTCGTCACAGTTTCGATGGATCTGCTGCAGATCGCTATCTGCTCTCTCAGTCCAGCCAGCCCCagtctgctgcctctgctcctaGTACCATGTTCCCTTATCCCAGCCAGCATGGACCTGCTCACCCAGCCTTCTCCATCGCCAGCCCCAGCCGCTACATGGCTCATCATCCTGTGATCACCAACGGAGCTTATAACAGCCTCCTGTCCAACTCTTCTCCGCAAGGCTACCCCACGGCGGGCTACCCGTACCCCCAGCAGTATGGCCATTCCTATCAAGGGGCACCTTTCTACCAGTTCTCCTCCACCCAGCCGGGGCTGGTTCCCGGCAAGGCTCAGGTCTACCTGTGCAACAGGCCACTGTGGCTGAAATTTCACCGGCACCAGACGGAGATGATCATCACGAAGCAGGGAAG gcGCATGTTCCCTTTCCTAAGCTTTAATATTTCTGGTCTCGACCCTACGGCTCACTACAATATTTTTGTGGATGTAATTTTGGCGGACCCCAATCACTGGAGATTTCAGGGAGGCAAATGGGTTCCTTGCGGCAAGGCGGACACCAACGTACAAG GAAACCGGGTGTATATGCATCCCGACTCCCCCAACACGGGAGCCCACTGGATGCGTCAGGAAATCTCCTTTGGGAAACTAAAACTTACAAACAATAAAGGAGCATCAAACAACAACGGGCAG ATGGTGGTTTTGCAGTCCCTTCACAAGTACCAACCTCGCTTGCATGTGGTGGAGGTGAACGAAGACGGGACGGAGGATACCAACCAGCCGGGCAGAGTGCAGACATTCACGTTCCCCGAGACGCAGTTCATTGCCGTCACCGCCTACCAAAACACCGAT ATCACACAGCTGAAAATAGATCACAACCCTTTCGCAAAAGGATTCCGAGACAATTATGACAC GATCTACACGGGCTGCGACATGGACCGGCTGACGCCTTCTCCCAACGATTCGCCCCGCTCGCAGATCGTGCCCGGGGCCCGCTACGCCATGGCCGGCTCCTTCCTCCAGGACCAGTTC caaGCCGAGGACCCGGGGGCCCCCTCGCCGCAGCGCTGGTTCGTCGCCCCCGCCAACAACCGTCTCGACTTCGCCGCCTCCGCCTACGACACGGCCACCGACTTCGCCGGCAACGCGGCCACTCTGCTGTCCTACGCGGCCGCGGGCGTCAAGGCGCTGCCGCTGCAGGCGGCCGGCTGCGCAGGGCGGCCGCTGGGCTACTACGCCGACCCGTCGGGCTGGGGGGCCCGCAGCCCCCCGCAGTACTGCAGCAAGTCGGGTTCGGTGCTCTCCTGCTGGCCCAacagcgcggcggcggcgcgcaTGGCCGCCGGCAACCCCTACCTGGGGGAGGAGGCGGAGAGCCTGGCCCCCGAGCGGTCCCCCTTGCCGGGCGCCGAGGACTCCAAGCCCAAAGATTTGTCCGACTCCAGCTGGATCGAGACGCCGTCGTCCATTAAGTCCATCGACTCCTCCGATTCTGGGATTTACGAGCAGGCCAAAAGGAGGCGGATCTCCCCCTCGGACACCCCGGTGTCCGAGAGCTCCTCGCCCCTCAAGAGCGAGGTGCTTACCCAGCGGGACTGCGAAAAGACCTGCGCCAAGGACATCGGCTATTACGGCTTCTACTCGCACAGCTAG
- the TBR1 gene encoding T-box brain protein 1 isoform X1, with amino-acid sequence MQLEHCLSPSIMLSKKFLNVSSSYPHAGGSELALHDHPIISTTDNLERSSPLKKITRGMTNQSDTDNFPDSKDTPGDVQRNKLSPVLDGVSELRHSFDGSAADRYLLSQSSQPQSAASAPSTMFPYPSQHGPAHPAFSIASPSRYMAHHPVITNGAYNSLLSNSSPQGYPTAGYPYPQQYGHSYQGAPFYQFSSTQPGLVPGKAQVYLCNRPLWLKFHRHQTEMIITKQGRRMFPFLSFNISGLDPTAHYNIFVDVILADPNHWRFQGGKWVPCGKADTNVQGNRVYMHPDSPNTGAHWMRQEISFGKLKLTNNKGASNNNGQMVVLQSLHKYQPRLHVVEVNEDGTEDTNQPGRVQTFTFPETQFIAVTAYQNTDITQLKIDHNPFAKGFRDNYDTIYTGCDMDRLTPSPNDSPRSQIVPGARYAMAGSFLQDQFVSNYAKSRFHPGAGAGPGPGADRSVPHTNGLLSPQQAEDPGAPSPQRWFVAPANNRLDFAASAYDTATDFAGNAATLLSYAAAGVKALPLQAAGCAGRPLGYYADPSGWGARSPPQYCSKSGSVLSCWPNSAAAARMAAGNPYLGEEAESLAPERSPLPGAEDSKPKDLSDSSWIETPSSIKSIDSSDSGIYEQAKRRRISPSDTPVSESSSPLKSEVLTQRDCEKTCAKDIGYYGFYSHS; translated from the exons ATGCAGCTGGAGCATTGTCTTTCTCCCTCTATCATGCTCTCCAAGAAATTTCTCAATGTGAGCAGCAGTTACCCACATGCAGGCGGATCTGAGCTTGCCTTGCATGATCATCCCATTATCTCGACCACTGACAACCTGGAGAGAAGTTcacctttgaaaaaaattaccaggGGGATGACGAATCAGTCAGATACAGACAATTTTCCTGACTCCAAGGACACACCAGGGGACGTCCAGAGAAATAAACTCTCTCCCGTCTTGGACGGGGTCTCTGAGCTTCGTCACAGTTTCGATGGATCTGCTGCAGATCGCTATCTGCTCTCTCAGTCCAGCCAGCCCCagtctgctgcctctgctcctaGTACCATGTTCCCTTATCCCAGCCAGCATGGACCTGCTCACCCAGCCTTCTCCATCGCCAGCCCCAGCCGCTACATGGCTCATCATCCTGTGATCACCAACGGAGCTTATAACAGCCTCCTGTCCAACTCTTCTCCGCAAGGCTACCCCACGGCGGGCTACCCGTACCCCCAGCAGTATGGCCATTCCTATCAAGGGGCACCTTTCTACCAGTTCTCCTCCACCCAGCCGGGGCTGGTTCCCGGCAAGGCTCAGGTCTACCTGTGCAACAGGCCACTGTGGCTGAAATTTCACCGGCACCAGACGGAGATGATCATCACGAAGCAGGGAAG gcGCATGTTCCCTTTCCTAAGCTTTAATATTTCTGGTCTCGACCCTACGGCTCACTACAATATTTTTGTGGATGTAATTTTGGCGGACCCCAATCACTGGAGATTTCAGGGAGGCAAATGGGTTCCTTGCGGCAAGGCGGACACCAACGTACAAG GAAACCGGGTGTATATGCATCCCGACTCCCCCAACACGGGAGCCCACTGGATGCGTCAGGAAATCTCCTTTGGGAAACTAAAACTTACAAACAATAAAGGAGCATCAAACAACAACGGGCAG ATGGTGGTTTTGCAGTCCCTTCACAAGTACCAACCTCGCTTGCATGTGGTGGAGGTGAACGAAGACGGGACGGAGGATACCAACCAGCCGGGCAGAGTGCAGACATTCACGTTCCCCGAGACGCAGTTCATTGCCGTCACCGCCTACCAAAACACCGAT ATCACACAGCTGAAAATAGATCACAACCCTTTCGCAAAAGGATTCCGAGACAATTATGACAC GATCTACACGGGCTGCGACATGGACCGGCTGACGCCTTCTCCCAACGATTCGCCCCGCTCGCAGATCGTGCCCGGGGCCCGCTACGCCATGGCCGGCTCCTTCCTCCAGGACCAGTTCGTGAGTAACTACGCCAAGTCCCGCTTCCATCCCGGGGCAGGAGCCGGCCCGGGGCCCGGCGCCGACCGCAGCGTGCCCCACACCAAcgggctgctctccccacagcaaGCCGAGGACCCGGGGGCCCCCTCGCCGCAGCGCTGGTTCGTCGCCCCCGCCAACAACCGTCTCGACTTCGCCGCCTCCGCCTACGACACGGCCACCGACTTCGCCGGCAACGCGGCCACTCTGCTGTCCTACGCGGCCGCGGGCGTCAAGGCGCTGCCGCTGCAGGCGGCCGGCTGCGCAGGGCGGCCGCTGGGCTACTACGCCGACCCGTCGGGCTGGGGGGCCCGCAGCCCCCCGCAGTACTGCAGCAAGTCGGGTTCGGTGCTCTCCTGCTGGCCCAacagcgcggcggcggcgcgcaTGGCCGCCGGCAACCCCTACCTGGGGGAGGAGGCGGAGAGCCTGGCCCCCGAGCGGTCCCCCTTGCCGGGCGCCGAGGACTCCAAGCCCAAAGATTTGTCCGACTCCAGCTGGATCGAGACGCCGTCGTCCATTAAGTCCATCGACTCCTCCGATTCTGGGATTTACGAGCAGGCCAAAAGGAGGCGGATCTCCCCCTCGGACACCCCGGTGTCCGAGAGCTCCTCGCCCCTCAAGAGCGAGGTGCTTACCCAGCGGGACTGCGAAAAGACCTGCGCCAAGGACATCGGCTATTACGGCTTCTACTCGCACAGCTAG
- the PSMD14 gene encoding 26S proteasome non-ATPase regulatory subunit 14 — protein MDRLLRLGGGMPGLGQGPPTDAPAVDTAEQVYISSLALLKMLKHGRAGVPMEVMGLMLGEFVDDYTVRVIDVFAMPQSGTGVSVEAVDPVFQAKMLDMLKQTGRPEMVVGWYHSHPGFGCWLSGVDINTQQSFEALSERAVAVVVDPIQSVKGKVVIDAFRLINANMMVLGHEPRQTTSNLGHLNKPSIQALIHGLNRHYYSITINYRKNELEQKMLLNLHKKSWMEGLTLQDYSEHCKLNETVVKEMLELAKNYNKAVEEEDKMTPEQLAIKNVGKQDPKRHLEEHVDVLMTSNIVQCLAAMLDTVVFK, from the exons gGGCCACCAACAGATGCTCCTGCGGTCGATACAGCGGAACAGGTTTATATCTCTTCCCTTGCACTGCTGAAA ATGTTGAAGCATGGTCGTGCTGGTGTCCCTATGGAAGTTATGGGTCTGATGCTTGGGGAATTTGTTGATGATTATACTGTGAGAGTGATCGATGTTTTTGCAATGCCACAGTCTGGAACG GGTGTCAGTGTGGAGGCAGTTGATCCTGTATTTCAAGCAAAAATGCTGGATATGCTGAAACAGACGGGAAG ACCTGAGATGGTAGTTGGTTGGTATCATAGTCATCCTGGCTTTGGCTGTTGGTTGTCTGGTGTAGATATCAATACTCAGCAGAGCTTTGAAGCCTTATCAGAAAGAGCTGTTGCTGTGGTGGTGGATCCCATTCAGAGTGTAAAAGGAAAG GTTGTTATTGATGCCTTCAGATTGATCAATGCTAATATGATGGTCTTAGGACATGAACCACGACAAACAACTTCAAATCTGGGTCACCTAAACAAGCCATCTATCCAG GCACTAATCCATGGACTAAACAGACATTACTATTCCATCACCATCAACTACAGGAAGAATGAACTAGAACAGAAG ATGCTGCTAAATTTGCATAAGAAGAGTTGGATGGAAGGTTTGACACTTCAGGACTACAGTGAACATTGCAAACTCAATGAAACAGTAGTGAAGGAGATGTTAGAATTAGCTAAGAATTATAACAAG GCTGTTGAAGAAGAAGATAAGATGACACCTGAACAGCTGGCAATAAAAAATGTTGGCAAGCAG GACCCTAAACGTCATTTAGAAGAGCATGTGGATGTGTTGATGACCTCAAACATTGTCCAGTGTTTAGCTGCTATGTTGGATACAGTTGTATTTAAATAA